One region of Chlamydia psittaci 6BC genomic DNA includes:
- a CDS encoding transglutaminase family protein yields the protein MMPRSLFAVFVFVIAIEGFGSKIFCEGTTIPQDQYEDFWNLDPYCLESLCAYFVIHGDHQSRKKLEKFFPQLTVNELKTLSNCVLLSKNPDYVFSKEDVEVMKKLNLQGISFLCHNDDASFLPEKDLARALVYAEFPGEEGKSKAEHYTQYLDILALRAYIERQRHLDGEHSPVGSEAYHRATIEALNTILFYEEGIRYPSKNEMFSDEFSFLSSVADRKFGVCLGVSSLYLSLAQRLDLPLESVTPPGHIYLRYGGGKVNIETTAGGRHLPTEHYCDCLNVDELRIRSEKELIGLTFINQGSFALQKQQYHEADLAYEKAKEYVDDHELEELLGIVKILKGQRKEGEALLKSSSQAQTLGSVAHDYLQGHIDEATLKLLFTHPGSTYEEVLSYQEALKKAVQRSPKCCESRRRLASVFLHLGKIAEGVALLEQSAKEAPEDIALHLKLSKVFCDRHDYAKAQKYFLIAEGLLKDRGIQDEDKKSFTLYHEIRKKMFSIAP from the coding sequence ATGATGCCAAGGTCACTGTTTGCTGTTTTTGTGTTTGTTATTGCTATAGAAGGATTTGGCTCAAAGATATTTTGTGAAGGTACGACTATCCCGCAAGATCAATATGAGGATTTTTGGAATCTTGATCCCTACTGTTTGGAAAGCTTGTGTGCGTATTTTGTGATACATGGTGATCATCAAAGTAGAAAGAAACTAGAAAAATTTTTTCCTCAGCTAACTGTTAATGAACTAAAAACTTTATCTAATTGCGTTTTACTATCTAAAAATCCCGATTATGTTTTTTCAAAAGAAGATGTTGAAGTTATGAAAAAACTAAATCTGCAAGGGATCTCTTTTCTATGCCACAATGATGATGCGTCTTTTCTTCCTGAAAAAGATCTTGCGCGAGCTCTTGTATACGCTGAATTTCCCGGAGAAGAGGGAAAGAGTAAGGCCGAACATTATACACAATATTTAGATATTTTAGCTCTGCGTGCTTATATAGAACGTCAGCGACACTTAGATGGGGAACACAGTCCAGTAGGATCAGAGGCTTATCATAGAGCAACTATAGAAGCTCTGAATACGATTCTATTTTATGAAGAAGGGATTCGTTATCCATCGAAAAATGAAATGTTTTCCGATGAATTTTCTTTTCTATCTTCAGTAGCAGACCGAAAATTCGGTGTCTGCTTGGGGGTTTCTTCTCTTTATTTGTCTTTAGCGCAACGTTTAGATCTCCCTTTAGAATCCGTTACGCCTCCAGGACACATCTACTTAAGATACGGAGGGGGAAAGGTCAATATTGAAACAACTGCAGGAGGAAGACATCTTCCTACAGAGCATTATTGTGATTGTTTAAACGTTGATGAATTAAGAATACGTTCTGAAAAAGAGCTTATAGGCCTAACTTTTATTAACCAAGGGTCTTTTGCTTTGCAAAAGCAACAATATCATGAAGCTGATCTAGCTTATGAAAAAGCTAAGGAATATGTAGACGATCATGAACTCGAAGAGCTTTTGGGTATTGTAAAAATCCTAAAAGGTCAGAGAAAAGAAGGGGAGGCTCTTCTTAAAAGCTCTTCACAAGCACAGACGCTAGGGTCAGTAGCTCATGATTACTTGCAAGGGCACATAGATGAAGCCACATTGAAACTCTTGTTTACACATCCAGGATCTACATACGAAGAGGTCCTTTCTTACCAAGAGGCTTTAAAAAAGGCTGTGCAACGCTCACCCAAATGTTGTGAATCTCGTCGTAGACTGGCTTCTGTATTCCTTCATCTTGGGAAAATAGCTGAAGGCGTGGCTCTTTTAGAGCAGAGCGCTAAGGAAGCGCCTGAAGACATCGCTCTGCATTTGAAATTATCGAAGGTCTTTTGCGATCGTCATGATTATGCAAAAGCTCAAAAATATTTTTTAATAGCGGAAGGCCTATTGAAAGATAGGGGTATACAGGATGAGGATAAGAAGTCGTTTACTCTGTATCACGAAATTCGTAAAAAAATGTTTTCAATAGCACCTTGA
- a CDS encoding autotransporter domain-containing protein, producing MKHPVYWFLISSSLLASNSLCFAEADQKTLTSADSYNGNTAGNQAFQPKVTSASQGTTYTCMGNVCISYAGLGEEGLSSSCFSDNSGSLSFLGNGYTLCFDNITTQASNPGAINVSGSNKTLNVSGFSLFSCAHCPPGTTGYGAIQTKGVSTFSGNNKLIFDNNRSTGKGGAIKCATGSNQELKLEGNGYVVFSGNSSQKKGGAIYTKKLTITADGPTLFSNNSVSHNSAPKGGAICIKDSGGECSLTANLGDIIFDGNKTIKTGDSTVTRNSIDLGSGGMFTKLNAKEGFGIFFYDPISNTGGSTEIELNKAEEGSTTYTGKIVFSGEKLSDEEKKVAGNLQSYFKQPLKIGSGSLVLKDGVTLEAKKVTQTAGSVVMDLGTTLQTPSSGGETITLTNLDINVASLGGGGVAPTPAKVEATTESKTVTINAVNLVDDNGNAYEYPILAASQPFKAIEVKSGSGGSITPPTTNLQNYTPPTHYGYQGNWTVTWAQGSGAQEKIATLNWEQTGYSPNPERQGSLVPNTLWGSFSDIRAIQNLMDISVNGADYHRGFWVSGLGNFLHKSGSDTKRKFRHNSAGYALGVYAQTPSEDVFSAAFCQLFGKDKDYLVSKNSSTVYAGSIYYQHVSYWNTWNTLLQNTIGAEAPLVLNAQLTYCHASNNMKTNMTDTYAPPKTTYSEIKGDWGNDCFGIEFGAMAPIETPSSLLFDMYSPFLKLQLIHAHQGDFKENNSSEGRYFESSNLTNLSLPIGMKFERFANNDTASYYVTAAYAPDIIRSNPDCTASLLVSPTSAVWVTKANNIARNAFMLQAGNYLALSHNMELFSHFGFELRGSSRTYNVDLGSKIQF from the coding sequence ATGAAACATCCAGTCTACTGGTTCTTAATATCTTCGAGCCTACTCGCCTCGAATTCCTTATGCTTCGCTGAGGCAGATCAAAAAACCTTGACCTCTGCGGATAGCTATAATGGGAACACGGCGGGGAATCAAGCATTTCAACCGAAAGTAACCTCTGCATCTCAAGGAACAACATACACGTGTATGGGAAATGTGTGCATTTCTTATGCAGGATTAGGTGAAGAAGGTTTGTCTAGTAGTTGCTTTTCTGATAACTCTGGCAGTCTTTCCTTCTTAGGAAACGGCTATACTCTTTGTTTTGATAATATTACTACACAAGCAAGTAACCCGGGAGCCATTAATGTTAGTGGTAGCAATAAAACCTTAAACGTCTCAGGATTTTCATTATTTTCATGTGCTCATTGCCCTCCAGGCACGACCGGTTACGGAGCTATACAGACTAAAGGCGTATCTACTTTCAGTGGCAATAACAAACTCATTTTTGATAACAATCGCTCTACAGGAAAAGGTGGAGCCATTAAGTGTGCTACAGGAAGTAATCAAGAGCTCAAATTGGAAGGAAATGGCTACGTAGTCTTTTCTGGAAATTCTTCTCAGAAAAAAGGTGGGGCCATCTACACAAAAAAGCTGACAATTACTGCTGATGGGCCTACGTTATTTTCTAACAACTCTGTATCCCATAATTCGGCACCTAAAGGCGGAGCTATTTGCATAAAAGATTCAGGCGGTGAATGTAGCCTAACCGCTAATCTTGGGGATATTATTTTCGACGGAAACAAAACAATAAAAACTGGTGATAGTACAGTAACAAGAAATTCTATAGATCTCGGCTCCGGTGGGATGTTTACAAAACTAAATGCTAAAGAAGGTTTCGGGATTTTCTTCTACGACCCCATCTCTAACACAGGAGGATCTACAGAAATAGAATTAAATAAAGCTGAAGAGGGCTCTACTACTTACACAGGTAAGATTGTCTTCTCAGGTGAAAAATTATCCGATGAAGAAAAAAAGGTTGCGGGCAATCTGCAATCATATTTCAAACAGCCTTTAAAAATTGGCTCCGGTTCTTTAGTCCTTAAAGATGGTGTCACTTTAGAAGCAAAAAAAGTCACACAGACAGCCGGCTCTGTTGTCATGGATTTAGGAACTACGTTACAGACGCCTTCCTCAGGTGGAGAAACCATCACCCTAACTAATTTGGATATTAACGTCGCCTCATTGGGGGGGGGGGGGGTCGCTCCTACTCCTGCTAAAGTCGAAGCAACAACTGAAAGTAAAACAGTCACAATCAATGCTGTCAATCTAGTCGATGACAACGGTAATGCCTACGAGTATCCTATACTTGCTGCATCTCAGCCTTTCAAAGCAATAGAAGTAAAATCTGGTTCTGGCGGCTCTATTACTCCACCCACAACCAATCTACAAAACTATACCCCTCCGACTCATTACGGTTATCAAGGAAATTGGACGGTAACTTGGGCACAAGGATCAGGCGCTCAAGAGAAAATAGCCACTCTAAATTGGGAACAAACTGGCTACTCTCCTAACCCAGAACGTCAAGGATCTTTAGTTCCGAATACTCTCTGGGGTTCCTTCTCTGACATCAGAGCTATACAAAACTTAATGGATATCAGCGTCAATGGTGCTGATTACCATAGAGGTTTTTGGGTATCCGGTCTAGGAAACTTCTTACATAAAAGTGGCTCAGATACTAAACGCAAATTCCGCCACAATAGTGCCGGATACGCCTTAGGCGTCTACGCGCAAACTCCTTCAGAAGACGTATTCAGTGCGGCTTTCTGCCAACTCTTCGGAAAAGACAAAGACTATTTAGTCTCTAAAAATAGTTCCACTGTCTATGCAGGTTCCATCTATTATCAACATGTTTCTTATTGGAATACCTGGAATACGTTGCTACAAAATACTATCGGTGCGGAAGCTCCGTTAGTCCTTAACGCACAGTTAACTTATTGTCATGCTTCTAATAATATGAAGACAAACATGACAGACACCTACGCTCCTCCTAAAACAACATATTCAGAAATCAAGGGTGATTGGGGTAACGATTGTTTTGGAATTGAGTTTGGAGCCATGGCACCCATAGAAACGCCATCTTCTCTCCTATTCGATATGTATTCACCTTTCTTGAAGCTGCAACTTATTCATGCTCACCAAGGCGACTTTAAGGAAAACAACAGCTCTGAGGGAAGATATTTCGAAAGTAGCAATCTCACTAACCTTTCCCTACCTATCGGTATGAAGTTTGAGAGATTTGCTAACAACGACACAGCTTCTTATTATGTTACTGCCGCTTATGCTCCCGACATCATAAGAAGCAATCCTGACTGCACCGCTTCTCTATTAGTTAGCCCAACCTCTGCCGTTTGGGTAACTAAAGCCAACAATATTGCGCGAAATGCTTTCATGTTACAAGCAGGAAATTATCTCGCTTTAAGTCACAACATGGAACTCTTCAGTCACTTCGGTTTCGAGCTCAGAGGTTCTTCTCGAACCTATAATGTAGATCTCGGATCGAAGATCCAATTTTAA
- a CDS encoding autotransporter domain-containing protein — MKHPVYWFLISSSLLVSNSLCFADAEQKTLTSADSYNGKTAGDKEFEPKETSKSEGTTYTCTGNICISYAGLGGDGLTNSCFTDTAGNLAFVGNGYTLCFDNITTKASNPGAINVSSNEKTLDVSGFSLFSCAYCPPGTTGYGAIKTLGNTTIKDNSSLVFHKNCSQTEGGVIYCKASSGTTELKIENNQNLVFSENSSNTKGGAIFTQKLTITSGGPTLFSNNSVSHDSTPKGGAICLDDTSSECNLTADLGDITFDGNKIIKTSDSSVTRNSIDLGSAGKFTNLRAKDGFGIFFYDPIANQGDTSDPIELNKAESRTNYTGKIVFSGERLSDEEKKVPANLQSYFKQPLKIGSGSLVLKDGVTLEAKQVTQTAGTVVMDLGTTLQTPPSGGESITLTNLDINIASLGGGGVAPDPAKVTSQTSNKTVTISAVNLVDTDGNAYEYPILATSQPFTAIVATTNTSTVTAPTTNLENYTPPTHYGYQGNWTVTWNNETTKQTATLTWEQTGYSPNPERQGPLVPNTLWGSFSDIRAIQNLMDLSVNGADYHRGFWVSGLANFLHKSGSDTKRKFRHNSAGYALGVYAKTPSDDIFSAAFCQLFGKDKDYLVSKNNANIYAGSLYYQHISYWNAWQNLLQNTIGAEAPLVLNAQLTYCHASNDMKTNMTTTYAPLTTTYSEIKGDWGNDCFGVELGATVPIQTESSLIFDMYSPFLKLQLVHAHQDDFKENNSDQGRYFESSNLTNLSMPIGVKLERFAHNDTASYHLTAAYAPDIVRSNPDCTTSLLVSPTSAVWVTKANNLARSAFILQAGNYLSLSHNIELFSQFGFELRGSSRTYNVDLGSKIQF; from the coding sequence ATGAAACATCCAGTCTACTGGTTCTTAATATCCTCGAGCCTACTTGTCTCGAACTCATTATGTTTTGCTGACGCAGAGCAAAAAACCTTAACCTCTGCTGATAGCTATAATGGGAAGACGGCTGGGGATAAAGAATTTGAACCTAAAGAAACCTCCAAATCTGAAGGGACAACATACACGTGTACAGGGAATATATGTATTTCCTATGCGGGGTTAGGCGGAGATGGCTTAACCAATAGTTGCTTTACTGATACTGCTGGTAACCTTGCCTTCGTAGGAAATGGTTATACCTTGTGTTTTGATAATATTACTACTAAAGCCAGTAACCCAGGAGCCATTAATGTTAGTAGTAACGAGAAAACCTTAGACGTCTCAGGATTTTCATTATTTTCATGTGCTTATTGTCCTCCGGGCACAACCGGTTACGGAGCTATTAAAACTTTAGGGAATACCACTATCAAAGATAACTCTAGTCTTGTCTTCCATAAAAACTGTTCGCAAACAGAAGGTGGCGTCATTTACTGTAAAGCAAGCAGTGGTACCACAGAATTAAAAATAGAAAATAATCAGAACCTCGTTTTCTCAGAGAACTCTTCTAACACCAAAGGCGGGGCTATATTTACTCAAAAACTCACCATAACTTCCGGTGGGCCTACGTTATTTTCTAATAACTCTGTGTCCCATGATTCGACACCTAAAGGCGGAGCTATTTGTTTAGATGATACCAGCAGTGAGTGTAACCTAACCGCTGATCTCGGGGATATTACCTTCGATGGAAACAAAATCATTAAAACTAGTGATAGTTCAGTAACAAGAAATTCCATTGATCTTGGTTCTGCTGGGAAATTTACCAATTTAAGAGCTAAAGATGGCTTCGGGATTTTCTTCTATGACCCCATCGCTAATCAAGGTGATACTAGCGACCCAATAGAGCTAAATAAAGCTGAAAGCCGCACTAATTATACAGGCAAGATAGTTTTCTCAGGAGAAAGGCTATCCGATGAAGAGAAAAAGGTTCCGGCCAATCTACAATCATATTTCAAACAACCCTTGAAAATTGGTTCCGGTTCTTTAGTCCTTAAGGATGGTGTCACTTTAGAAGCAAAACAAGTCACACAGACAGCAGGCACTGTTGTCATGGATTTAGGAACTACGTTACAGACGCCTCCCTCAGGTGGAGAATCCATTACTCTAACTAATTTGGATATCAACATCGCCTCGTTGGGGGGGGGGGGGGTTGCTCCAGATCCTGCTAAAGTCACATCACAAACCTCAAATAAAACAGTTACAATCAGTGCTGTCAATCTAGTCGATACTGACGGTAATGCTTACGAATATCCCATTCTTGCTACGTCTCAACCTTTCACAGCAATAGTAGCTACAACTAACACTAGTACAGTTACTGCACCCACAACCAATCTAGAAAACTATACCCCTCCTACTCATTACGGTTATCAAGGAAATTGGACAGTAACTTGGAACAACGAAACAACGAAACAAACAGCCACTCTAACTTGGGAACAAACTGGCTACTCCCCTAACCCAGAACGTCAAGGACCTTTGGTTCCTAACACTCTTTGGGGTTCCTTCTCGGATATCCGTGCCATACAAAACTTAATGGATCTCAGCGTCAATGGTGCTGATTACCATAGAGGATTCTGGGTATCCGGTCTAGCCAACTTCCTACACAAAAGTGGTTCTGATACTAAACGCAAGTTCCGTCACAATAGCGCCGGATACGCTTTAGGCGTCTACGCAAAAACTCCTTCTGATGATATTTTCAGTGCAGCTTTCTGCCAGCTCTTCGGAAAGGACAAAGACTATTTAGTGTCGAAAAACAACGCCAATATTTATGCAGGTTCCCTATATTATCAACACATCTCTTACTGGAATGCTTGGCAGAATCTGCTACAAAACACTATCGGTGCGGAAGCTCCGTTAGTCCTTAACGCACAGTTAACTTATTGTCATGCTTCAAATGACATGAAAACAAACATGACAACTACCTACGCTCCTCTTACAACAACGTATTCAGAAATCAAGGGTGATTGGGGTAACGATTGTTTCGGAGTCGAGCTTGGGGCAACTGTGCCTATCCAAACAGAATCTTCTCTCATATTCGATATGTATTCACCTTTCTTGAAGTTGCAACTTGTGCATGCGCACCAAGATGACTTTAAGGAAAACAATAGTGATCAGGGAAGATATTTCGAAAGTAGCAATCTCACCAACCTGTCTATGCCTATCGGTGTGAAACTAGAGAGATTCGCTCATAATGATACTGCTTCTTATCATCTCACTGCTGCGTATGCTCCAGATATCGTAAGAAGCAACCCTGACTGTACCACTTCTCTGTTAGTGAGCCCAACCTCTGCCGTCTGGGTAACTAAAGCTAATAACCTCGCTCGAAGTGCTTTCATACTACAAGCAGGAAATTATTTGTCTTTAAGTCACAACATAGAATTGTTCAGCCAGTTCGGTTTCGAACTCAGGGGCTCTTCTCGAACCTATAACGTAGATCTCGGATCCAAGATCCAGTTCTAA
- a CDS encoding ATP-dependent Clp protease ATP-binding subunit, with amino-acid sequence MDKISDAVSEALEKAFELAKSQKNPYVSENHFLKCLLENTESLFYLIIKEIQSNPKLLISAVDKALSLEPSVVEGDSMPKPSRGLQSLLLDAKHEAKDLGDTYLSGDHVLLAFWKSNKEPFASWKNTVKISLDDLKKLIINIRRGNRMDSPSAENNLRGLEKYCKNLTSLAKEGKLDPVIGRDEEIRRTVQVLSRRTKNNPMLIGEPGVGKTAIAEGLALRIVQGDIPESLKGKQLYVLDMGALIAGAKYRGEFEERLKSVLKDVESVDGESILFIDEVHTLVGAGATDGAMDAANLLKPALARGTLHCIGATTLNEYQKYIEKDAALERRFQPIFVTEPSLEDAVFILRGLREKYEIFHGVRITEGALNAAVLLSYRYIPDRFLPDKAIDLIDEAASLIRMQIGSLPLPIDEKERELAALIVKQEAIKREKAPAYQEEAEAMQQSIDQLKEELSVLRLRWDEEKKLISGLKEKKNSLENMKFSEEEAERIADYNRVAELRYSLIPALEEEIRNDEEALNQRDNRLLQEEVDERLIAQVVANWTGIPVQKMLEGEAEKLLVLEESLEERVVGQPFAIAAVSDSIRAARVGLSDPQRPLGVFLFLGPTGVGKTELAKALADLLFNKEEAMVRFDMTEYMEKHSVSKLIGSPPGYVGYEEGGSLSEALRRRPYSVVLFDEIEKADREVFNILLQIFDEGILTDSKKRKVNCKNALFIMTSNIGSQELADYCAKKGSEVSKDTVLSVVAPTLRKYFSPEFINRIDDILPFIPLSTEDIVKIVGIQMRRVAQRMLERRVTLTWDDSVILYLSEQGYDSAFGARPLKRLIQQKVVTLLSKALLKGDIKPDTSIELTMSKDVILFKKVSG; translated from the coding sequence ATGGACAAGATATCGGATGCAGTAAGCGAAGCTCTAGAAAAGGCTTTTGAGCTCGCTAAATCACAAAAAAATCCTTACGTAAGCGAAAATCATTTTCTTAAATGTCTATTAGAAAATACTGAGTCACTATTTTATTTAATTATTAAAGAAATTCAAAGCAATCCTAAATTGCTTATTTCTGCAGTCGATAAGGCTCTATCGTTAGAACCTTCAGTTGTTGAAGGAGACTCTATGCCGAAACCTTCTCGAGGGCTGCAAAGTCTACTTTTAGATGCCAAACATGAGGCAAAAGATCTCGGAGATACTTACCTTTCCGGAGATCATGTATTATTAGCTTTTTGGAAATCCAACAAGGAGCCTTTTGCTTCTTGGAAAAACACGGTAAAAATATCCTTAGACGATCTTAAGAAACTCATTATTAATATAAGGCGTGGCAATCGTATGGACTCTCCTAGTGCGGAAAATAATCTCCGAGGCCTAGAAAAGTATTGTAAGAACTTAACTTCATTAGCGAAAGAAGGAAAGCTGGATCCTGTAATTGGTAGGGATGAAGAAATCCGTCGTACAGTTCAAGTGTTATCACGAAGAACTAAGAATAACCCCATGCTCATAGGGGAACCAGGAGTTGGGAAAACTGCCATAGCGGAAGGCTTGGCGTTACGCATAGTTCAAGGCGATATTCCTGAAAGTTTAAAAGGTAAACAGCTCTATGTTTTAGATATGGGAGCGTTAATCGCAGGAGCAAAATATCGCGGGGAATTTGAAGAACGCTTAAAAAGTGTGCTTAAAGATGTAGAATCCGTTGATGGGGAAAGCATTTTATTTATTGATGAGGTGCATACTCTCGTAGGTGCTGGAGCTACCGATGGAGCTATGGATGCTGCAAATTTATTAAAACCGGCGTTAGCACGCGGAACTTTGCATTGCATTGGTGCGACTACTCTTAATGAATATCAAAAGTATATTGAAAAAGATGCCGCTTTAGAACGGCGTTTCCAACCTATTTTTGTAACAGAGCCTTCTTTAGAAGATGCTGTGTTTATTCTTCGTGGTCTTCGTGAGAAGTATGAAATTTTCCATGGCGTACGTATTACCGAGGGAGCATTAAATGCTGCCGTTCTTCTTTCTTATAGATACATTCCTGATCGTTTTCTCCCTGATAAAGCGATCGATCTTATTGATGAAGCTGCCAGTTTAATTCGTATGCAAATTGGTAGTTTACCTCTACCTATCGATGAAAAAGAACGCGAGCTCGCAGCATTGATTGTTAAACAAGAAGCTATAAAACGCGAAAAAGCTCCCGCCTATCAAGAAGAGGCTGAAGCTATGCAACAGTCTATAGATCAGCTTAAAGAAGAACTTTCAGTCTTGCGACTACGTTGGGATGAGGAAAAAAAACTGATTTCCGGTCTTAAAGAAAAAAAGAATTCTTTAGAAAATATGAAATTTTCTGAAGAAGAAGCAGAACGTATTGCCGATTACAATCGCGTTGCGGAGTTACGCTACAGCTTGATTCCTGCTCTTGAAGAAGAAATCCGTAATGATGAAGAAGCATTAAATCAAAGAGATAATCGTTTGCTTCAAGAAGAGGTAGACGAACGTCTTATTGCTCAAGTAGTAGCAAATTGGACAGGAATTCCTGTGCAAAAAATGTTAGAAGGTGAAGCAGAAAAACTTCTTGTTTTAGAAGAATCATTGGAAGAACGTGTTGTTGGTCAACCGTTTGCTATTGCTGCGGTAAGCGATTCTATACGTGCTGCACGTGTTGGGCTGAGTGATCCTCAACGGCCTTTGGGGGTATTCCTATTTTTAGGCCCTACAGGAGTCGGAAAAACAGAGCTTGCTAAAGCCCTCGCGGATCTTTTGTTTAATAAAGAAGAAGCGATGGTACGCTTCGATATGACTGAGTATATGGAAAAGCATTCCGTGTCCAAGTTGATCGGATCGCCTCCAGGTTATGTAGGTTATGAAGAAGGCGGAAGCCTTTCCGAAGCTTTACGTCGAAGACCGTATTCTGTTGTCCTCTTCGATGAAATCGAAAAAGCTGATAGGGAAGTTTTCAATATTCTTTTACAGATTTTTGATGAGGGGATTCTTACAGATAGTAAGAAACGTAAGGTAAATTGCAAAAATGCTTTATTCATTATGACCTCGAATATAGGTTCTCAAGAACTCGCCGATTACTGCGCGAAAAAGGGGAGTGAGGTAAGTAAGGATACTGTGTTGTCGGTAGTTGCTCCGACATTACGGAAATACTTCAGTCCTGAGTTCATCAATCGTATTGATGATATTCTTCCTTTTATTCCTTTAAGTACTGAGGATATTGTAAAAATCGTCGGCATTCAGATGCGTAGGGTTGCCCAACGCATGTTAGAAAGACGTGTAACGTTAACTTGGGATGATTCTGTCATACTATATCTCAGTGAGCAGGGGTATGACAGTGCTTTCGGAGCACGACCCTTAAAACGGTTAATTCAGCAAAAGGTAGTTACACTATTATCGAAGGCTTTACTTAAAGGTGATATTAAACCAGACACTTCTATAGAGTTAACTATGTCCAAAGATGTCATACTTTTCAAAAAAGTTAGTGGTTAA
- a CDS encoding MlaD family protein: protein MSKEDRKSIFFGVFLCVGILGLFSVMLFTPKSRGDGKQEIHVAFTHLSGVSKGMNVCLAGKIIGSVASVHNIMDKGISRDSGQLYCYELVLKIDSGIALYKDDIFAMYSPKIIGESIVNIIPGKIRDENNRLCSQDLVYGNNIDPIEKLIQFVDKADKALGKLETETTHMYEKLSSLVDDERDSSLIKQARLATESIHKSANRLADCLDGERIARLDGLMSDCREIASTVKDYGLLYQYNSQWKKQQKIKDKKKQLLQKQEVALENR, encoded by the coding sequence ATGTCTAAGGAAGATCGTAAATCCATATTTTTTGGAGTATTTCTTTGTGTAGGAATTCTAGGTTTATTTTCTGTCATGCTATTCACTCCCAAAAGTCGTGGAGATGGAAAACAGGAAATCCATGTAGCCTTTACTCACCTTAGTGGAGTCAGTAAAGGAATGAATGTGTGTCTAGCAGGTAAGATTATTGGTTCTGTAGCTTCTGTACACAATATCATGGATAAGGGAATTTCCCGAGATTCCGGACAATTGTATTGCTACGAACTCGTTTTGAAAATCGATTCGGGAATTGCTCTTTATAAAGATGATATTTTTGCTATGTATTCTCCTAAAATTATAGGCGAATCTATAGTGAATATTATTCCTGGAAAGATAAGAGATGAAAACAATCGTTTGTGCTCTCAGGATTTAGTCTACGGTAATAATATTGATCCTATTGAGAAATTGATACAGTTTGTTGATAAGGCAGACAAAGCCTTGGGGAAACTCGAAACAGAAACTACCCATATGTATGAAAAATTATCTTCCTTGGTTGATGACGAGCGAGACTCTTCATTAATCAAGCAGGCTCGGTTAGCAACAGAGTCTATACACAAAAGTGCTAACAGATTAGCGGATTGCTTAGATGGTGAGCGTATAGCCCGTCTCGATGGGCTAATGAGTGACTGTCGGGAGATCGCTAGTACCGTGAAAGATTACGGATTATTATATCAATACAACTCGCAATGGAAAAAACAGCAAAAAATAAAAGATAAGAAAAAACAATTGTTACAGAAGCAAGAAGTCGCTTTGGAAAATAGATAG